The following coding sequences lie in one Apium graveolens cultivar Ventura chromosome 1, ASM990537v1, whole genome shotgun sequence genomic window:
- the LOC141661194 gene encoding glycosyltransferase-like KOBITO 1, with product MAGGLYAPIRPQTSPSQSTFTSKLLLLLTLLPLSLATFAFLLQWRGGAVNDPISRWSPEQSHLFPGMDVTSPLPTLGHSAGSDCSLVARGGGGSGGVFPYYRDWKFDYSADLKPKICITTTTSAGLEQILPWMFYHKVIGVATFFLFVEGKAASPEVSKVLESIPGVKVIYRTKELEVQQANSRIWNETWLSSFFYKPCNYELFVKQSLNMEMAIVMARNFGMDWIVHLDTDELLHPAGAREYSLRQLLLDVPGDVDMVVFPNYESSVERDDIKDPFTEISMFKKNYDHLPKDTYFGLYKESTRGNPNYFLTYGNGKSVARIQDHLRPNGAHRWHNYMKTPKEIKLEEAAVLHYTYAKFSDLTSRRDRCGCKPTKEDVKRCFMLEFDRAAFIIASTATEDEMLSWYKEHVVWTDKTVNLKLMRKGILTRIYAPMVIVQGLRESGVFSSIIASAPSTLSKDKFLASVESSNSSRGTAMESVTRKIGKGKESHATARKALEVVDNTIHEAAVPPLSPPGFDGELLF from the exons ATGGCAGGGGGTCTGTACGCACCAATCAGACCCCAAACCTCACCCTCCCAATCAACTTTCACTTCAAAACTCCTTCTTCTTCTCACTCTCCTCCCTCTCTCTCTTGCTACCTTCGCTTTTCTCCTCCAATGGCGCGGCGGCGCCGTCAACGATCCGATCAGTCGGTGGTCTCCGGAACAGTCGCATTTGTTTCCTGGTATGGATGTTACTTCGCCGCTTCCTACTTTAGGTCATTCGGCTGGGTCTGATTGTTCTTTAGTTGCTCGTGGTGGAGGTGGCAGTGGTGGTGTGTTTCCGTATTATCGGGATTGGAAGTTTGATTATTCGGCTGATCTTAAACCTAAG ATATGTATCACAACCACTACATCCGCTGGCTTGGAACAGATTTTGCCCTGGATGTTTTATCATAAAGTTATTGGAGTTGCTACCTTTTTCCTTTTTGTTGAAGGGAAGGCTGCATCTCCAGAAGTATCTAAAGTTCTAGAATCGATTCCT GGGGTGAAAGTAATATATAGAACCAAAGAGCTAGAAGTGCAACAAGCTAATAG TCGAATTTGGAATGAGACATGGTTGTCAAGTTTCTTCTACAAGCCATGCAACTATGAGCTTTTTGTTAAGCAATCTTTGAATATGGAGATGGCTATTGTCATGGCAAGG aattttggCATGGATTGGATAGTTCATCTTGACACCGATGAATTGTTACACCCAGCTGGAGCCAGGGAGTATTCTTTGAGGCAATTGTTGCTGGATGTACCAGGGGATGTTGATATGGTTGTCTTTCCAAATTAT GAAAGCAGCGTTGAACGAGATGACATCAAGGATCCTTTCACAGAG ATATCCATGTTCAAGAAGAATTATGACCATCTTCCAAAAGATACATACTTCGGTTTGTATAAAGAATCAACCCGTGGGAATCCAAATTACTTTTTAACTTATGGTAATGGAAAATCAGTTGCTCGGATTCAGGATCATCTACGTCCCAATGGTGCTCACAGATGGCACAACTACATGAAAACCCCAAA AGAGATCAAGTTAGAAGAGGCTGCTGTTCTACATTACACATATGCAAAATTTTCAGATTTGACTTCTAGAAGGGATCGATGTGGTTGTAAGCCTACAAAGGAGGATGTTAAAAGATGCTTCATGTTGGAATTCGACAGAGCT GCCTTTATTATTGCTTCGACTGCGACAGAGGATGAAATGTTAAGCTG GTACAAGGAACATGTTGTATGGACAGACAAGACCGTTAATTTGAAACTAATGAGAAAGGGAATTCTAACTCGCATATATGCTCCTATG GTCATAGTTCAAGGTTTACGGGAGTCTGGTGTGTTCAGCTCTATTATTGCATCTGCCCCGTCGACTCTCTCAAAAGACAAGTTTTTGGCATCTGTTGAGAGTAGTAACTCATCTAGAGGTACTGCTATGGAGTCGGTGACAAGAAAAATTGGCAAAGGCAAAGAATCTCATGCAACTGCAAGGAAGGCTCTAGAGGTTGTAGACAATACAATTCATGAAGCTGCAGTGCCACCATTGTCTCCCCCAGGCTTTGATGGTGAGTTGCTATTCTAA
- the LOC141661200 gene encoding protein IQ-DOMAIN 11-like, with protein sequence MKSDGCAMAKKSWLSVLKKFFSVASHSNRDKKRRRWMFGRMFIKPHAAISAPRLSQESVISELELAHSKNAYYIDVSAADPAAVLVRSPEVSKEERRQFGANNTECDTPPPTPQCEMEIQEFAAIQIQKAFRGYLARKALKALKGLVKLQAIVRGRAVRRQAIVTLNRLQSIVNIQSQFCTNRSQTTDKTHCYQRNKELQEFTGKDIKMDFNSQKRQDEGLLTKEEENILCSTRRMAAIKRDRLKEHSFSNRRSAELELNKVDGRWRYWLQQWVDTRLANTEDLQDVAAVFSSKAKGREESRSRLTKSRTTRKQCNNDNELDITPILRPFRYPKHQSIQEDGNSIRGKSPVVPTYMAATESAKAKIRSTSSPRPRPVHFDAQSDTLSPYKHKISPISSINSEVTTISMLANSCTGFVQKTTGSKGHVRSKRTLKYLSID encoded by the exons ATGAAAAGTGATGGTTGTGCAATGGCAAAGAAGAGCTGGCTTAGTGTGTTGAAGAAGTTCTTTTCTGTAGCATCACATTCAAACCGAGATAAG AAAAGAAGGAGATGGATGTTTGGAAGAATGTTTATCAAACCTCATGCCGCGATTTCAGCTCCACGCCTATCTCAGGAAAGTGTAATAAGTGAACTAGAGCTAGCTCACAGCAAGAATGCATATTACATTGATGTATCGGCAGCTGATCCTGCTGCTGTACTTGTCCGATCTCCTGAAGTTAGCAAAGAGGAACGACGACAGTTCGGTGCAAACAATACTGAATGTGATACTCCTCCACCAACGCCTCAATGTGAAATGGAAATTCAAGAGTTTGCTGCCATCCAAATTCAAAAAGCCTTCCGAGGTTACCTA GCAAGAAAGGCTCTAAAGGCATTAAAGGGACTAGTGAAGCTTCAAGCTATCGTCAGAGGTAGAGCTGTTAGACGCCAAGCAATTGTTACACTCAACCGATTGCAATCAATTGTTAATATCCAGTCTCAATTCTGTACAAATAGAAGCCAGACGACGGATAAAACTCATTGTTATCAACGAAACAAAGAGTTACAGGAGTTTACAGGCAAGGACATAAAG ATGGATTTTAACAGTCAGAAAAGACAGGACGAGGGTCTTTTGACAAAGGAAGAAGAGAATATTCTATGTTCAACCAGGAGAATGGCTGCTATTAAAAGAGACAGATTGAAGGAGCACTCTTTTAGCAACAGA AGGTCAGCTGAACTAGAACTTAACAAAGTTGATGGAAGATGGAGATACTGGTTACAACAATGGGTTGACACCCGACTGGCTAATACTGAAGATCTCCAAGATGTGGCTGCTGTTTTCTCATCAAAAGCCAAAGGCAGAGAAGAATCAAGAAGCAGACTGACAAAGTCAAGAACCACAAGGAAACAATGCAACAATGACAACGAATTAGACATCACGCCAATACTAAGACCATTTCGTTATCCAAAACACCAGTCCATTCAAGAGGATGGCAATTCTATTAGGGGGAAATCTCCGGTGGTTCCAACCTACATGGCTGCTACTGAATCTGCAAAAGCTAAAATTAGATCGACAAGTTCTCCAAGACCAAGGCCAGTACACTTTGATGCTCAATCAGACACACTTTCTCCATATAAACATAAAATATCTCCAATTTCTTCTATCAACAGTGAGGTGACAACAATCAGTATGCTTGCTAATTCTTGCACTGGCTTCGTACAGAAGACTACTGGTTCCAAAGGGCATGTaagatccaagagaactttgaagTATTTGAGCATTGATTAA
- the LOC141716103 gene encoding uncharacterized protein LOC141716103, with protein MTSPRTSTGETPFKLAYGTEAMLLIQVGSPSHRAINFEEEANEELKTNMELIDEVRDQAVEMMEKYKEKIREHFSKKCRVKNFQIGDLVLRDTEASDPTNTGKLMPKWEGPYKVREVLRPGTYKLLNMDGSELPNT; from the coding sequence ATGACTAGCCCAAGAACAAGCACCggagaaactccattcaaactagcTTATGGAACAGAAGCAATGCTTCTCATTCAAGTGGGATCTCCTTCTCACAGAGCAATAAATTTTGAAGAAGAAGCAAATGAAGAACTCAAAACAAACATGGAGCTAATTGATGAGGTCCGGGACCAAGCTGTAGAAATGATGGAAAAATACAAGGAGAAAATAAGAGAGCACTTCAGTAAGAAGTGCAGAGTTAAAAACTTCCAAATTGGAGACTTAGTCCTTCGAGACACAGAAGCATCAGATCCCACAAATACTGGAAAgctaatgcccaaatgggaaggaccatacaaggtcaGAGAAGTCCTGAGGCCAGGAACATACAAACTCCTGAACATGGATGGCTCAGAACTCCCAAATACTTAG